The Choristoneura fumiferana chromosome Z, NRCan_CFum_1, whole genome shotgun sequence DNA window ATTAGTCTATTTAAAGACGCGACCACGTACAGTCTCTACTAAACTGTAACTATAACCGATGTTGACACAGCAAATATACCACTGCATTTGATGTCATCAGTCATGTGATCTGATGATATCCAATTGGAgttaatttattcttttttttaaatacttgaaatttaatttaattgaaaacaaaaataatattttgcacGTGCGGCTACAACACTTCAGAATTCTTAGTCGAGTCAATCCttaaccagcagggctactacgaaattcgaaacccGAAGCTCGCGTCGCGCGGTCTCTCCGACcctcatactatttaatacgagagcgaagggGACGGCACGACACTAACCTCGGTTCTCAAATCCCGGAGCAGGCCCTCAGgccactttttatttattacgatCAAATTTGAATCATAAAGTAAAGCAGctaaagtttattttgaaatataagTATACATACATTAACCCTTATTTAGACGGAGTGGAAAATAAGTGAGTTACAATGGTGATGATGATCAATTCTAAAGGTGCGATATGTCTGTAATGTCTGTATGTCTCGCTCGTATGTGCGAATATGAATCACAAATCTGAATTTTGTGTAAAATGTCATGCATGATACATACATTGCCGTCGATAATCAATCTCTTATCTATTCCTAGTCATCAACATTGCAATGTAACGAAAGCCGCACGGCACGACACTCCTTTTCCACTTAACTTACAGGCTTTGGTTTGGCTATTTATTTCCcaatagtataaaaaaaatatttatttatttttgtcttagTTTCCaatattatcaaaaaaatgttttttttctttaacttttaGTTACTCTCTTTCTTTCGACATTAATACAAgaaaggagaaaaaaaaattatatttcctgaacaaaaaaaatataataattaaattatttaattgccCGTGACGTTAGCACTCAACACGATGAAAATGAAATAGCATGATATGAAAGAGGTTCACGCATTACTGAACCTAAAGACCATGACAAAAAGTTCAAAATGGCCAGCATCGATTTCCCACACAAATATTGCAACTATTAttatcaaaagtatttttttaaatattagaaCATAATGTAGAATAAGTCGAAGGATACGGCTTTACTCGAATCGACCTTATATTCATAACTTTAAAGCTTAAACTTGATTGAGATTTTTCCATTCCATAATGTTGTAACactcaaaataacaaaatattggCGCCAAAGTGCGAGCTTGTTTGTTTACGTTtaaacagaaatcaatgatTAATTGCTCTTTGTACCAAGTTTACTATTACGAAAATGCTACCTTTTGACTCGTCGCCACTTGTAGGAGCTAGGGTTCTTTCTTCGTATCACTGGCTCGACAATGCCCGCGTGAGCACACTGCACAGCCTCCACACTCGCCCACGGCTCAGGTGACACTGACGCTGTGCACTCACACACGAACACACGAGACAGTGTATgtgtgcctttagacatacacTACAGTCCTGTTcccaaaaagttagtttaaaaaacgGATCAAAGCGTTTAAATCTATTCTTATTCATATTCGTTGGGAACTCGGTTCCTAGGCATAACATTTGCCTGAAGAAAATTTTTCTATTATGGCGTCCCCCACGCAATACAAGATTACTAATACGAGTCATACTGACGATATTCATAGGTATATCCTCAATGTATGTTTCTTCAATGGGTCAACCAGATGTATATTTCACGCCAATCCTGTAAAAATCCTCAACAGACAATACATTCTACAGTTTTGAAGTCCTTGAAGAAAACCCCGTTACGATCAGGCAATTCAAGACGTGCCAGGATAATTTCTATGTTGATGGCTTCATACTTCTATCATTAATTCTTCTTCTTCCAGTTCGACCTTGGCTGTCAAGAATGGCTCCGAGCACTGGCCGGTACACTCAACAGCTTAGGGACCCTTTTAGTGCTTCCGATCACAGGTTACGTCTCAGACAAGTACGGCCGCCGCACCGCCCTCATCATCAGCGTATTCAACATCGGTGTCTTTGGCCTCATCAGAGCTTTCTCCGTCAACTATCCCATGTACTTGGCTTTCCAGCTTCTACAGACTACGTTTGGAGCTGGAGCGTTAAGTGCTGCTTATATTTTTGGTAAGTCACTCTGCAGATATTGCACCAATCATAAGACTGggaattattaatttaagaCCGATTCAGCTGTAGTATACGTACCTACACTCAAAGTATttaactgaatcgcgtaccagggtgcaacctttgtgctactggtGTTATAATGACAATACCTactcaaagaaatcatagcaaaattgattatgaaaggtTTCTTCAACTTGCACACGTCTGATCTTCTACGTTGTCTGATACATAGCATATATTAAGCAGACAACGCTTTAAAAgagtttttaattgttttttttttgctatttctaTTTTCTCTTGCACAATAAAGAATGTACACAAATTACCGTTTTGGCGCATTTTTAACCCCCTGTTTGCACAGAATTATTCCAACTTTTCGGAATTTAACTGCTGTGATAATACAAAAATGAATCCATGTTTCAGCTGGTGAATTGGTCGGCCCAAAATACAGGGTTGTGATCACGGCCAGCTGTTCATCCATGTTTGCTGTGGGCCACGTGGTCCTGGGTGCGATGGCTTGGCTGGTTGGGTCCTGGCGCCATCTGCTGATGGTCTTGAACATACCTTGCTTCATCATAGTCGTCTACTACTGGCTTCAGACTGAAAGCGTGAGGTAACTCgaaccttaaattaaaatatgccAATTACGTGTCTAGTTCCAAATAATGTTAGTAATAATGTGATCATATAGGATAGCTAATGTTTCGATGATAAGCGATTAGCAGATTTTCGATTCGCAGAAAACGTTTCGTCGAGTAACAATTCGCAGATTGATTAAGTCGTAGATGAGTTTTTATGTAGAGTTACGTTTTGGCAGCTAAATGCTACACATCTGCTTCAGTTGCCATAGGAGTTGATTcgcctttaattttttttttttgttttacaggtGGTTGCTCTCAAAACAAAAGTTCCCGGAGGCAAAGGCAGTGCTGCAAAAAGTcgcaagaataaataaaaagaaaatcagTGAAAAGTCAATGGAAGCGTTATTGACGCCATCAGTTCAGAATTGTCAGGTATTCTTTTGATATGATTaattgggaattcccatgggaatttgcTGAAATCCCTAAGTTCTAACACTAGTATTTCTAAATTTCAGACGCCCAGCAAGGACCTGATTCGTACAATCTGGCGTTCGCCCGTCTTACGCCGCCGCGTATTTACAACTCCTGTCTGGTGGATCACAGCCGCCTTCGTCTACTACGGTCTTTCCATCAACTCTGTGGGTCTGGCCGGAAACATGTATGCCAACTACATGCTGATCAGTGCTATTGAGATCCCTGGGTTTTACTCAGCGGTGTTGCTCCTGGACCGGGTGGGGAGAAAGGCTACTATCTCTGGTGGCTTCTTCTTGAGCGCAGTTTGCTGTATCGTGTTTGCGTTTATTAACACAAATGGTAAGTACACGGTTAATTTTAGATCTCGCGGTAAAAATGATTGTAACTAAAGTAGTTCAGAGTTGCTCAGTGAGCTATggagtttctctacgggatcgaatctgTTATGAGGAGCAACGTAGAAAAACGAGAGTATCTCCGTTGATGCTTTTATTATCACAAATGATAACTTCAGGGTTAACTTTAGATCTTGTGGTAACTGTGATTGTGACTTAAATGAGGGTCATGTGGGCAAAatggtattcatttatttaatcaaaaacTTTTCTTATTCGTGTCAcaaacgtgtgtgtgtgtgtgtgtgtgtgtgtgtgtgtgtgtgtattatatCGCGTGCGTATCGATACAACGCGCGTTGACGGCGCATTTATAAAACGCGGCGTCCAAAAGTCCTTAACAAACTTTTACCTATTATCGAgacttttttttcagaaatggaAACCTTTGGTCTCATACTGTTCTTGATTGGCAAGTTCGGCATCTCGACAGTTTTCACGTCGCTCTACCTGTTCACGTCTGAACTGTATCCAACACAGCATCGCCACACGCTGCTGGCATTCTCGTCTATGATTGGTCGAGTCGGGTCTATCACCGCGCCGCTCACCCCTGTGCTGGTGAGGTTCATACAGCGTCTTAAATGACGAAATAATCTCTTTAATTTTTACGTCATgtgtgataataatatatttcttttgAGTATTCCTCCATTATTCAAATAACATCTTGAGATAAATATTATTGCTGAGGTTTTGGGATTTTTTCGACtcgattttttattcaaataagtcATGAGCTATTTAAGGAATGCTTTTTTAGTgttaaaaatcacgtttttttcctaattaagtaactaattttactatattactttttattccgattttcccacgggattggAATTCCCaccatttttttgaaaaatactgaAATCTTACGTTAAGGCACCGGTTAAGGACTGTGAacacataaaacacaaacaaatttTTGAACCCGGAGGTTGAACCCTAACAAACTCTGTATTTTTCTAGATGCAGTACTGGAGGGGTATCCCCTCCCTCATGTTTGGTGCTATGGGCTTGCTCTCAGGCTGCCTCGTCCTGACGCAGCCTGAGACCTATGGGACCAAGATGCCTGACACCCTCGCTGAGGCTGAAGGAATCGGGAGACCAGTTAAAACTAAGGGTTGATAGGAGTGAATttcgcaaataaaaaaatatatacgtactagcttttgcccgcggcatcgcccgcgtggaattcggttaacgCACGCTGTTCCCctgggaactgtacattttcccgggataaaaagtagcctatgtcactctctggcccataaactatctctatgccaaaaatcatgtcgattcgtcgctccgtttcgacgtgaaagacgaacaaacatacacactttcgcatttataatattagtatggatatactCAGCGGGACAAAATTTAGCGCACTTTACGTACAAAATTCTCTGTTACCGCTCACTATATAAGGTGTCCTGGGGCTATTGGAttgggggatattgtatctgagccgtctgatggcgtccttacgacgccatgatCTCGGCAATTTTACGTtatgttcgccagaagactgtcttcacacaacacacatgaacatggcgaacatggcgtcgtaaggacgccatcagacggctcagatacaatttCCCCCCATCTAGAATAGCCCCGGTTCACCTTACCTATCACAGaaaacttgacaccaattgacctagtccaaaattaacctaaagcttgtgttatgagtaGATTACtagctaggcaacggataaaccacagatatagattacactagattacgcaaatgcatctacttcgcgtgtccgaaccccggccaaacgtcggggttggccacatacaaagactgaccgctaactgactaatcatgactagtgactgactcgagccccacggcgcgggcagGCGGTGCATGtaaatcgattttgcgcggacatcgggggattcacatcgctaattcgctcttgagacatcacagtagatataaaaaagtgacaacgGTTTGTTTTNNNNNNNNNNNNNNNNNNNNNNNNNNNNNNNNNNNNNNNNNNNNNNNNNNNNNNNNNNNNNNNNNNNNNNNNNNNNNNNNNNNNNNNNNNNNNNNNNNNNNNNNNNNNNNNNNNNNNNNNNNNNNNNNNNNNNNNNNNNNNNNNNNNNNNNNNNNNNNNNNNNNNNNNNNNNNNNNNNNNNNNNNNNNNNNNNNNNNNNNNNNNNNNNNNNNNNNNNNNNNNNNNNNNNNNNNNNNNNNNNNNNNNNNNNNNNNNNNNNNNNNNNNNNNNNNNNNNNNNNNNNNNNNNNNNNNNNNNNNNNNNNNNNNNNNNNNNNNNNNNNNNNNNNNNNNNNNNNNNNNNNNNNNNNNNNNNNNNNNNNNNNNNNNNNNNNNNNNNNNNNNNNNNNNNNNNNNNNNNNNNNNNNNNNNNNNNNNNNNNNNNNNNNNNNNNNNNNNNNNNNNNNNNNNNNNNNNNNNNNNNNNNNNNNNNNNNNNNNNNNNNNNNNNNNNNNNNNNNNNNNNNNNNNNNNNNNNNNNNNNNNNNNNNNNNNNNNNNNNNNNNNNNNNNNNNNNNNNNNNNNNNNNNNNNNNNNNNNNNNNNNNNNNNNNNNNNNNNNNNNNNNNNNNNNNNNNNNNNNNNNNNNNNNNNNNNNNNNNNNNNNNNNNNNNNNNNNNNNNNNNNNNNNNNNNNNNNNNNNNNNNNNNNNNNNNNNNNNNNNNNNNNNNNNNNNNNNNNNNNNNNNNNNNNNNNNNNNNNNNNNNNNNNNNNNNNNNNNNNNNNNNNNNNNNNNNNNNNNNNNNNNNNNNNNNNNNNNNNNNNNNNNNNNNNNNNNNNNNNNNNNNNNNNNNNNNNNNNNNNNNNNNNNNNNNNNNNNNNNNNNNNNNNNNNNNNNNNNNNNNNNNNNNNNNNNNNNNNNNNNNNNNNNNNNNNNNNNNNNNNNNNNNNNNNNNNNNNNNNNNNNNNNNNNNNNNNNNNNNNNNNNNNNNNNNNNNNNNNNNNNNNNNNNNNNNNNNNNNNNNNNNNNNNNNNNNNNNNNNNNNNNNNNNNNNNNNNNNNNNNNNNNNNNNNNNNNNNNNNNNNNNNNNNNNNNNNNNNNNNNNNNNNNNNNNNNNNNNNNNNNNNNNNNNNNNNNNNNNNNNNNNNNNNNNNNNNNNNNNNNNNNNNNNNNNNNNNNNNNNNNNNNNNNNNNNNNNNNNNNNNNNNNNNNNNNNNNNNNNNNNNNNNNNNNNNNNNNNNNNNNNNNNNNNNNNNNNNNNNNNNNNNNNNNNNNNNNNNNNNNNNNNNNNNNNNNNNNNNNNNNNNNNNNNNNNNNNNNNNNNNNNNNNNNNNNNNNNNNNNNNNNNNNNNNNNNNNNNNNNNNNNNNNNNNNNNNNNNNNNNNNNNNNNNNNNNNNNNNNNNNNNNNNNNNNNNNNNNNNNNNNNNNNNNNNNNNNNNNNNNNNNNNNNNNNNNNNNNNNNNNNNNNNNNNNNNNNNNNNNNNNNNNNNNNNNNNNNNNNNNNNNNNNNNNNNNNNNNNNNNNNNNNNNNNNNNNNNNNNNNNNNNNNNNNNNNNNNNNNNNNNNNNNNNNNNNNNNNNNNNNNNNNNNNNNNNNNNNNNNNNNNNNNNNNNNNNNNNNNNNNNNNNNNCTTTTTTTTAGCCGTTTTTTGAattaagttgtaattttttggcACAGCAACACTGGCAACTCAGTATGAGAGCGtttataggccaagaacaaCAACTGATGATGTGAATTTCCCACTTTTGAGGACATTATACTCGTAGTATGTAGTTGTTAAAATAAACTGTGACGTAACGCGTTGTACAAGACCCCCCCCCCTTCCCctaaattgcgttacgtaatagTTGAACGCTCCCAGTGTgcactaaataagcatgctttgcttatagtagcacgtgtcctggtacacacatgctagtggctagcatttgctcaataggtagcatgctttttagacgaccagatggcctagtggttaggaaactgactacgaaaagcttgaggtcccgggttcgattcccgtgtcggggcaaatatttgcatgaaaaattacgaatgtttgtttcgggtcttgggtgtaatattgtatttaagtatgtatctatatctatataattattattttccgttgcttagtacccataacacaggctttgctaagcttactttggactaggtcaattggtgtgaaattgtccagtgatatttatattattattacaaataaatacgGCTAAGTAATTNNNNNNNNNNNNNNNNNNNNNNNNNNNNNNNNNNNNNNNNNNNNNNNNNNNNNNNNNNNNNNNNNNNNNNNNNNNNNNNNNNNNNNNNNNNNNNNNNNNNagacacgcccgaaatagggttccgtagccattacgacgaaaaattaagtaatattttttatagagatttcgtattttataaggacttccaagtttaggtatattttataccttaggctgctattaaaaataaaatcaccccctctttacgtctatgggaggtactctaaaaaatatttttttgaatttttgattgtaccattttgtcggcatagttgacatatatattcgtgcaaagttacagctttctagcattgatagtccctgagcaaagccgcggacagacagacagacagacatggcgaaactataagggttccgtttttgccattctggctacggaaccccaaaaatttGGCGAAAAACCAGGATC harbors:
- the LOC141430503 gene encoding solute carrier family 22 member 7-like; amino-acid sequence: MTEDSIKEVSDAEAGSNNGASNKSTTSKTDITLDWVLIHELGQFGRFQLTNFLLIAIPISMTAFMSEFIFSAAAIPHRCQIPECGETTASHDYMPEWIYNAVPERGGSPVSCDRYVATSNGSLSHCPVDIFDKTAIQGCEGYVYERNDSVVYEFDLGCQEWLRALAGTLNSLGTLLVLPITGYVSDKYGRRTALIISVFNIGVFGLIRAFSVNYPMYLAFQLLQTTFGAGALSAAYIFAGELVGPKYRVVITASCSSMFAVGHVVLGAMAWLVGSWRHLLMVLNIPCFIIVVYYWLQTESVRWLLSKQKFPEAKAVLQKVARINKKKISEKSMEALLTPSVQNCQTPSKDLIRTIWRSPVLRRRVFTTPVWWITAAFVYYGLSINSVGLAGNMYANYMLISAIEIPGFYSAVLLLDRVGRKATISGGFFLSAVCCIVFAFINTNEMETFGLILFLIGKFGISTVFTSLYLFTSELYPTQHRHTLLAFSSMIGRVGSITAPLTPVLMQYWRGIPSLMFGAMGLLSGCLVLTQPETYGTKMPDTLAEAEGIGRPVKTKG